The Naumovozyma dairenensis CBS 421 chromosome 1, complete genome genome includes a region encoding these proteins:
- the NDAI0A00190 gene encoding uncharacterized protein (similar to Saccharomyces cerevisiae YCL056C; ancestral locus Anc_1.10), whose product MRRTMEDSIIGGLEYICNIFDNVYLLKSLGIISENNLLYRNLNKGNFGSKIWFVTLILTTRKLVHQLIRAVKARIRLVKERKNSKRITRNENLVSSVLHEKLDIGIKKCSSMIMDLLLELFQTLVYLFLVSINIFKLKFSDKMVYVLEHLSNLLVLIRMFSAKSNGEVLAI is encoded by the coding sequence ATGAGAAGAACCATGGAGGATAGCATAATTGGAGGCTTAGAATATATTTGCAATATCTTTGATAACGTATACCTATTAAAAAGTCTAGGTATCATAAGTGAAAACAATCTCTTATATagaaatttaaataagGGAAATTTTGGTTCGAAAATATGGTTTGTCacattaatattaacaaCAAGGAAATTGGTTCATCAATTGATAAGGGCTGTCAAGGCAAGAATTAGATTAgtcaaagaaagaaaaaattcGAAACGTATTACCAGGAATGAGAACCTGGTCTCTAGTGTCTTACATGAAAAACTGGATATAGGAATTAAAAAATGCTCTTCGATGATAATGGATTTATTACTGGAATTGTTTCAAACGTTGGTCTATTTATTCCTTGTTtcaatcaatatatttaagTTAAAATTCTCAGATAAAATGGTATACGTTTTAGAACATTTGTCAAATCTGCTAGTATTAATAAGAATGTTTTCGGCAAAATCTAACGGCGAAGTATTAGCTATCTAG
- the NDAI0A00200 gene encoding uncharacterized protein (ancestral locus Anc_1.11): MTFSRKRSHSTLISDYNEENQFKRRNFSSLTNIKNHQQIIHCDDNEDVDSYNYYNPAISKHLDSDRDILLDMVSSMETGAFDHVSHFDPSKDYQYQYDANNNTKGKSISRTTSFSNGTKKSIISTQDKIAREHCFDYIVQAIDEVWARYCDTTSNAEAKVYSSMNTNSKHSEEICLNLPNLSKDIDQVESNENEFDHHNHHQSYKPLNLSDQEESDLSESDDEDEDKETSGYKSEATNLTEYETDSGGDHRTVSRLPDSINLQSLKSRLLKAKDDLEQVYDSIDLSDCIAFWRRWDMIKYSAVEVMEDDDDDEIIENAIMELEEGRFYRE, encoded by the coding sequence ATGAcattttcaagaaaacGTTCCCATTCAACATTAATATCCGattataatgaagaaaatcaatttaaaagaagaaatttttccAGTTTAACTAATATCAAAAACCATCAACAAATAATACACTGTGATGATAATGAGGATGTTGACTCTTATAACTATTACAATCCTGCCATATCAAAACATTTGGATTCAGATCGTGACATCTTATTAGATATGGTTAGTTCAATGGAAACTGGAGCGTTTGATCATGTTTCTCACTTTGATCCTTCAAAGgattatcaatatcaatatgatgctaataataacaccAAAGGGAAATCTATTTCAAGAACgacttcattttcaaatggGACTAAAAAAAGTATTATTTCTACACAAGATAAAATTGCAAGAGAACATTGTTTCGATTATATTGTTCAAGCAATTGATGAAGTTTGGGCTCGTTATTGTGATACAACATCCAATGCTGAAGCTAAAGTTTATAGTTCCATGAATACTAATTCCAAACATTCAGAGGAAATTTGCTTaaatttaccaaatttAAGCAAAGATATTGATCAAGTTGAATCAAATGAGAACGAATTTGATCACcataatcatcatcaatctTATAAACCACTAAATCTTTCAGATCAGGAAGAATCAGATCTTTCTGAAAGtgacgatgaagatgaagacaAAGAAACAAGTGGATATAAATCAGAAGCTACAAATTTAACAGAATATGAAACAGATTCCGGTGGAGATCATCGCACTGTCTCTAGATTACCagattcaataaatttacaatctttgaaatcaaGATTACTAAAAGCCAAAGATGATTTAGAGCAAGTTTATGATTCTATTGATCTTTCAGATTGTATTGCATTTTGGAGACGGTGGGACATGATTAAATATAGCGCCGTTGAAGTCatggaagatgatgatgatgatgaaatcaTAGAGAACGCTATAATGGAACTGGAAGAAGGTAGGTTCTATAGAGAATGA